In Candidatus Poribacteria bacterium, a single window of DNA contains:
- a CDS encoding amidase, translated as MSETPLHFKTITEIAEAIASKQVSPVDVTTAMLARIEQLDGQLMSYATVMSEHAMAAAQKAEQEIHAGTYRGPLHGVPIAVKDLCFTKGVRTMGAAKVLADHVPTFDGTVVAKLEAAGAVLLGKLNLTEGAMGGYNPEFDIPKNPWNPDRWTGSSSSGSGVATAAGLCFGSLGSDTGGSIRFPSASCGVVGIKPTWGRVSRYGVLALAESMDHVGPMTRSTADAGLMLAAIAGFDPNDPTSLPNPVPNMLEGIGQDLQGIRVGFDDHYATNDIDTELAEAVRAGVEVLADQGATIVEVQLPDVEAYTSVWSTLCSAEAVLAHAATYPSQRDAYGPWFRGWLDMGAKVTGADYAKANNLRAACTGHLRRVFEEIDVLVCPSMSAPPHRVSPKMLYGTSGVRDPKFYRFTVPYDYNGAPTLSVPCGLNSEGLPLSIQFVGKHLTEPLLCRVGHAYERATSWHNLHPDV; from the coding sequence ATGTCTGAAACACCACTTCATTTTAAAACAATTACCGAGATTGCGGAAGCGATTGCTTCTAAGCAGGTATCGCCTGTAGATGTTACAACGGCGATGTTAGCGCGCATAGAACAACTCGATGGTCAACTGATGAGCTACGCCACAGTGATGTCTGAGCATGCGATGGCTGCGGCACAGAAGGCAGAACAGGAAATTCACGCAGGCACTTATCGGGGTCCCCTTCACGGTGTTCCAATTGCCGTGAAAGACCTCTGCTTCACGAAAGGTGTCCGCACAATGGGCGCAGCAAAAGTTCTCGCCGATCACGTTCCTACGTTTGACGGCACAGTCGTTGCTAAACTGGAAGCGGCGGGTGCAGTGCTGCTCGGCAAACTCAATTTGACCGAAGGGGCGATGGGTGGTTACAACCCTGAATTTGACATCCCCAAGAATCCTTGGAACCCTGACCGGTGGACGGGTTCTTCGTCGAGTGGTTCCGGTGTTGCAACGGCAGCGGGATTGTGTTTCGGTTCGCTTGGGAGCGATACAGGCGGGTCAATCCGCTTTCCTTCGGCATCGTGTGGGGTTGTCGGTATAAAACCGACGTGGGGTAGGGTCAGCCGCTACGGTGTACTCGCGCTTGCGGAATCGATGGATCACGTCGGCCCGATGACGCGAAGCACCGCTGATGCAGGGCTTATGCTTGCGGCGATCGCAGGCTTTGACCCGAATGATCCGACTTCTCTGCCGAATCCAGTGCCTAATATGCTGGAGGGGATTGGACAAGACCTTCAAGGTATTCGGGTCGGGTTCGACGACCATTATGCCACGAACGATATTGATACGGAACTCGCCGAAGCCGTGCGTGCGGGTGTGGAAGTCCTCGCCGATCAAGGGGCAACAATTGTTGAGGTGCAATTACCGGATGTGGAGGCATACACCTCAGTGTGGTCAACGTTGTGTTCTGCCGAGGCGGTATTAGCGCACGCAGCGACCTATCCATCACAACGGGATGCTTATGGACCTTGGTTCCGAGGATGGCTGGATATGGGAGCGAAGGTAACGGGTGCCGATTATGCGAAAGCAAACAATCTGAGAGCCGCTTGTACAGGACATCTTAGACGGGTCTTTGAGGAGATTGACGTATTGGTATGCCCGTCAATGTCTGCGCCGCCACACCGCGTCTCACCAAAGATGTTATACGGTACTTCTGGCGTCCGTGATCCGAAGTTCTATCGATTTACCGTGCCGTACGACTACAACGGCGCACCGACGCTATCCGTGCCGTGCGGCTTGAATAGCGAAGGACTACCGTTGAGCATTCAGTTCGTCGGCAAACACTTGACAGAGCCGTTACTGTGTCGGGTTGGACACGCTTATGAGCGCGCTACGTCGTGGCACAACCTCCATCCTGATGTCTAA